The following coding sequences are from one Natrarchaeobaculum sulfurireducens window:
- a CDS encoding branched-chain amino acid ABC transporter permease — protein sequence MLGAIGSFLVTGAMISAIYALIAIGFTMIFGVGGVLNLAHGGLIMLGAYGFLVVTSSSTVEFLAIPPIAGLAVAIAVGAVASYGLYVGLVEYIEDNPVITFLATLVVALILAELAIVAFSSSPRGLVNLAPGSSGQSVGLRVTNLEIVAFVTSWVAIGLLWYYVTRTDDGRSILATSMSQRGAQLTGVDLPSVKAKTWLIAGALAGLAGVFIGTLQQTSPTMWLDPLALAFIIVVIGGIGSIKGSIVAAYLIGYLETLTVTLLGSGFRGTFSLVVLVIVLLVMPQGLFGREWVHE from the coding sequence ATGCTCGGGGCTATCGGTTCGTTCCTGGTAACGGGGGCGATGATCAGTGCCATCTACGCGTTGATCGCGATCGGGTTCACCATGATCTTCGGAGTCGGCGGGGTATTGAACCTCGCTCACGGCGGGCTCATCATGCTCGGCGCCTACGGCTTTCTCGTGGTCACGTCGTCTTCGACGGTCGAGTTCCTCGCGATCCCGCCGATCGCTGGCCTCGCCGTCGCCATCGCGGTCGGTGCGGTCGCATCGTACGGCCTGTACGTCGGCCTCGTGGAGTACATCGAGGACAACCCGGTGATCACATTTCTGGCGACGCTGGTCGTCGCGTTGATCCTCGCCGAACTGGCCATCGTCGCCTTCTCCTCGAGCCCTCGGGGACTCGTGAACCTCGCTCCCGGAAGTTCCGGACAGAGCGTGGGACTCAGGGTGACGAACCTCGAGATCGTCGCGTTCGTGACTTCCTGGGTGGCGATCGGCCTGTTATGGTACTACGTCACGCGGACGGACGACGGACGGTCGATTCTCGCGACGTCGATGAGTCAGCGCGGTGCCCAACTGACCGGGGTCGATCTCCCGTCGGTGAAAGCCAAGACGTGGCTGATCGCGGGCGCACTTGCCGGGCTCGCTGGCGTCTTCATCGGGACGCTCCAGCAGACGAGTCCGACGATGTGGCTCGATCCGCTGGCACTCGCGTTCATCATCGTCGTCATCGGCGGCATCGGCTCGATCAAGGGGTCGATCGTCGCCGCCTACCTGATCGGCTACCTCGAGACGCTGACCGTCACGCTGCTCGGCTCGGGCTTTCGTGGCACGTTCTCGCTGGTCGTCCTCGTGATCGTCCTGCTCGTGATGCCACAGGGACTGTTCGGGAGGGAGTGGGTCCATGAGTAG
- a CDS encoding ABC transporter substrate-binding protein — protein sequence MTNNNTENSGHRNERKFSLDRRTFLGAAGAGAVATTLAGCLGDEDDLIRVGHIGPLQQDMGAGSENSAQLAVDQLNDEDGIMDREVELVSVDSLGDPGEALTATEEMVEQDGVDVIIGTFVTEVMQGITDYVADVDVPFLITGSADPVTVTDTVAEDYDRFKNIFRSGPINSDLQAEGMVDYAEFLADEYGWTQFAHIADDAAWTEPFSDNLPDALEDAGLDVVHEDRLAPGTDDWAPVNSDIDDADADAVFRFFAHNVGTGMLVNWRENEYEFAIEGIHVPGMSPEFWDDSEGAALYETISQSGAAGAADITSETGPFVDAYVEEYGDDRPSLPMYMGFNTYDAVFIYKDAVERAGTVDYQADIDTIVDELLETDHEGAASEIEFYGPDEDYPHDVRETTDDDGVITNFPVTQWQDEGEFECVYPEHLASADHITPEWL from the coding sequence ATGACTAACAACAATACCGAAAATTCCGGCCATAGAAACGAACGGAAATTCTCACTCGATCGACGGACCTTCCTCGGTGCAGCCGGGGCCGGTGCAGTCGCAACGACGCTCGCGGGCTGTCTCGGAGACGAAGACGACCTGATCAGGGTCGGCCACATCGGGCCGCTTCAGCAAGATATGGGTGCCGGGTCTGAAAACAGCGCCCAGCTAGCGGTCGACCAGCTCAACGACGAAGACGGCATCATGGATCGGGAAGTCGAACTCGTCTCGGTCGACTCGCTCGGTGATCCGGGCGAGGCACTGACTGCGACCGAAGAAATGGTCGAACAAGACGGCGTCGACGTCATCATCGGAACGTTCGTCACCGAGGTGATGCAGGGAATCACCGATTACGTCGCGGACGTAGACGTGCCGTTTTTGATCACTGGATCGGCCGATCCGGTGACGGTCACCGATACGGTCGCCGAAGATTACGACCGGTTTAAAAACATCTTCAGATCGGGGCCGATCAACTCCGATCTGCAAGCTGAGGGGATGGTCGATTACGCCGAGTTCCTCGCCGACGAGTACGGCTGGACGCAGTTCGCACACATCGCCGACGACGCCGCCTGGACGGAACCGTTCTCGGACAACCTCCCGGACGCGCTCGAGGACGCTGGCCTCGACGTCGTCCACGAAGACCGGCTGGCGCCGGGCACCGACGACTGGGCGCCAGTCAACAGCGACATCGACGACGCAGACGCAGATGCTGTCTTCCGGTTTTTCGCACACAACGTCGGCACCGGCATGCTCGTCAACTGGCGTGAAAACGAGTACGAGTTCGCAATCGAGGGGATTCACGTCCCCGGAATGTCCCCCGAGTTCTGGGACGACTCCGAAGGGGCAGCACTGTACGAGACGATCTCCCAGTCGGGTGCCGCCGGTGCGGCCGACATCACGTCGGAGACGGGGCCGTTCGTCGACGCCTACGTCGAGGAGTACGGCGACGACCGGCCTAGCTTGCCGATGTACATGGGGTTCAACACGTACGACGCGGTCTTCATCTACAAGGACGCCGTCGAACGCGCGGGGACGGTAGACTACCAGGCCGACATCGATACGATCGTCGACGAGTTGCTCGAGACCGACCACGAGGGTGCAGCCAGCGAGATCGAATTCTACGGGCCCGACGAAGACTACCCTCACGACGTCCGGGAGACGACGGACGACGACGGGGTAATCACCAACTTCCCGGTGACCCAGTGGCAAGACGAGGGTGAGTTCGAGTGCGTTTACCCCGAGCACCTCGCGAGCGCCGACCACATCACCCCAGAGTGGTTGTGA
- a CDS encoding branched-chain amino acid ABC transporter permease, producing the protein MSSDTQTGGSLESVADGYNDRFGHLFGELNGPQFALLIGSLVVLLAAPVWTSLLGAGGLLRTLALASIWAILAMAWDIQSGYTGYISFGHAVLSGGAAYTTAMLVAHVNPDLPFLVTAPISVFAALVIGLVIAIPSLRLRGPYFSLVTFVAGLIFYQLTYAFSGYTGGELGQRVGRIEFELAGAQVTTFDPVTRYYVMLVPMLVIAVALLYVARSNVGMILIAIRENEEAVAAAGIDTTKFKIWSFVLSSIPMGVGGVLLAHFYGSVNPLNFLLVDRSIEIIAMAVVGGMSSILGPIGGAFLVIVLREEVLGVFGVTGRWVALWTVVLLVLVFARDGLFRKLWHILGDRGRADGGDDE; encoded by the coding sequence ATGAGTAGCGATACGCAAACCGGTGGCTCGCTCGAGTCGGTCGCCGACGGCTACAACGACCGGTTCGGGCACCTCTTCGGCGAACTCAACGGTCCGCAGTTCGCGCTGTTGATCGGCTCGCTCGTCGTCCTGTTGGCCGCACCGGTCTGGACGTCGCTGCTCGGTGCCGGGGGGCTCCTCCGGACGCTCGCGCTCGCGTCGATCTGGGCGATCCTGGCGATGGCGTGGGACATCCAGAGCGGCTACACGGGGTACATCAGCTTCGGTCACGCTGTCCTCTCGGGCGGAGCCGCCTACACCACCGCGATGCTGGTGGCACACGTCAATCCGGATCTCCCGTTCCTCGTTACGGCCCCGATCTCGGTGTTCGCGGCGCTCGTCATCGGTCTAGTGATCGCCATTCCCTCGCTTCGACTCCGGGGACCGTACTTCTCGTTAGTCACCTTCGTTGCCGGACTGATATTTTATCAGCTGACCTATGCGTTCAGCGGCTACACCGGCGGCGAACTCGGCCAGCGCGTCGGTCGGATCGAGTTCGAGCTCGCGGGCGCACAGGTGACCACGTTCGATCCAGTCACACGGTACTACGTGATGCTCGTCCCGATGCTGGTGATCGCGGTGGCGTTGCTGTACGTCGCGCGATCGAACGTGGGAATGATTCTGATCGCCATCCGGGAGAACGAAGAGGCGGTCGCGGCCGCCGGCATCGACACGACCAAGTTCAAAATCTGGTCGTTCGTGCTGAGTTCGATCCCGATGGGTGTTGGCGGCGTCTTACTCGCACACTTCTACGGCAGTGTCAATCCGCTGAACTTCCTGCTCGTCGATCGAAGCATCGAGATCATCGCGATGGCCGTCGTCGGCGGTATGAGTTCGATCCTCGGGCCGATCGGCGGGGCCTTCCTCGTGATCGTCCTCCGCGAGGAGGTACTCGGTGTCTTCGGCGTGACCGGCCGCTGGGTCGCACTCTGGACCGTCGTATTGCTCGTCCTGGTGTTCGCCCGGGACGGACTGTTCCGCAAACTCTGGCACATCCTCGGCGACCGAGGCCGTGCCGACGGAGGTGACGACGAATGA
- a CDS encoding ABC transporter ATP-binding protein, which translates to MSFFELDGLTKRFGGLVAVDDLSLSVDRGEIVGLIGPNGSGKSTVFNCTMSRYTVSDGSIHFDGDEITDLKTHEVVENGLARVSQESNPIDAMTVGANIKLFTLPNSVTSIRGGASDDEIFNYAARLDLEDKLHEQPDELPHADVRRLEVAKALATDPEMMLLDEPFAGMNQQEIDGLVEKFEELRDAGMTMIVVDHNMGGLMRLVDRVVVIHNGTKIAAGDPEAIAENDQVRRAYLGSSEAM; encoded by the coding sequence ATGAGCTTCTTCGAACTCGATGGACTGACGAAACGCTTCGGTGGACTGGTCGCCGTCGACGACCTCTCGCTTTCGGTCGATCGCGGCGAGATCGTCGGCCTGATCGGCCCGAACGGCTCGGGAAAGTCGACGGTGTTCAACTGCACGATGAGCCGCTACACCGTCTCCGACGGCTCGATTCACTTCGACGGCGACGAGATCACCGACCTGAAAACCCACGAGGTCGTCGAAAACGGTCTTGCACGGGTCTCACAGGAATCGAACCCGATCGACGCCATGACCGTCGGAGCGAACATCAAACTGTTCACCCTCCCCAACAGTGTCACGTCGATTCGCGGCGGTGCCAGCGACGACGAAATTTTCAACTACGCCGCCCGACTCGACCTCGAGGACAAACTCCACGAACAGCCCGACGAACTCCCTCACGCGGATGTCCGCCGACTCGAGGTCGCAAAGGCACTCGCGACTGACCCCGAAATGATGTTGCTCGACGAGCCGTTTGCGGGGATGAACCAACAGGAGATCGACGGTCTCGTCGAGAAGTTCGAGGAGCTTCGTGACGCCGGAATGACGATGATCGTCGTCGATCACAACATGGGTGGACTCATGCGGCTCGTCGACCGCGTCGTCGTGATTCACAACGGAACCAAAATCGCCGCCGGAGATCCCGAGGCGATCGCCGAGAACGATCAGGTCAGACGCGCCTACCTCGGCAGCTCGGAGGCGATGTAG
- a CDS encoding FAD-binding and (Fe-S)-binding domain-containing protein yields MTITPPTGGDPANDPNANYDYRSDDVERPDLVADLEHRVDGEVRFDSYSRQLYATDASIYEVTPIGVVFPRSTEDVAAVVTYCADNEIPVLPRGGGTSLAGQTVNEAVVLDFTKHMDGVVDIDPDARRATAQTGIYLETLNEALSPHDLKFAPDPAWGDKSALGGAIGNNSTGAHSLQYGKTDAYVEEVEVVLADGTVTTFGEVDLEDLPELADGDDLESAIYAEVARVLDEQGDLIEEVYPDLKRNVSGYNLDWLVEDARGAERGVGEPDADGGTVNLAKLLCGSEGTLAIVTEATVDLESIPNEKSMTLLAYETVLDAMDDVAPIVEHDPASVEVIDDVMIDLARQTPEFEPVTNLLPDGTTAVLVVEFYADDVDDGKRKVANLLADRCPSVEPDGEADDEDERLTLEADALAFDAIEAYDADSRSKIWKLRKSGLPILLSRTTDEKHVAFIEDTGIPPENLRDFVADFQDVLEDHETYASFYAHAGPGVLHIRPLVNTKTEDGLEEMEAITDDVTDLVVKYDGSVSGEHGDGRARTQWNRKLYGDEMWETFQELKSAFDPDWLLNPGQVVFRDENPTDMKENHRFGPDYSFNPGFEPVLEWDNDNGFQGMAELCHGCAGCRGEQSTTGGVMCPTFRAEDEEILSTRGRANMLRQAMNGNLPDDPTDQEFVHEVLDLCIGCKGCKHDCPSGVDLAKLKAEVSYEHHKRHGTSLRDHLFANFETLAKLGSATAPVSNWASTLPGSGLIAEKVLGISSERDLPTFRRDTFAKRVAGHYPAVPATTATRKALLVPDIYTNHEYPEAGEAALEVLEAAGVHVEVADPCDVGRPAYSKGMLGAAAEQANDAVHDFHPYVEDGYDIVLIEPSDAVMVQSDYLDLFDHSEVETVAANTYGVCEYLDRFDLDRDLEFDAPDEHIAYHGHCHQKAHAKDHHAVGVLRRAGYAVDPLDSTCCGMAGSFGYEAEHYSMSKAIGSVLYEQVDESPGERVVAPGASCRTQLGDKPGATEEPPTPIEAVAAALE; encoded by the coding sequence ATGACGATCACACCACCAACCGGCGGCGACCCAGCGAACGATCCAAACGCGAACTACGACTATCGGAGCGACGACGTCGAACGACCCGACCTCGTCGCCGACCTCGAGCACCGCGTCGACGGCGAGGTCCGATTCGACAGCTACTCGAGACAGCTGTATGCGACCGACGCGAGCATCTACGAGGTGACGCCGATCGGCGTCGTCTTCCCGCGATCGACCGAAGACGTCGCTGCCGTGGTCACCTACTGTGCCGACAACGAGATTCCCGTCCTTCCTCGAGGCGGTGGGACGAGTCTCGCCGGCCAGACGGTCAACGAGGCCGTCGTCCTCGACTTCACGAAACACATGGACGGCGTCGTCGACATCGATCCCGACGCCCGTCGAGCGACCGCCCAGACCGGTATCTACCTCGAGACACTGAACGAGGCGCTCTCTCCCCACGACCTGAAGTTCGCTCCCGACCCGGCCTGGGGCGACAAAAGCGCACTCGGCGGGGCGATCGGCAACAACTCCACGGGGGCGCACTCCCTGCAGTACGGCAAGACCGACGCCTACGTCGAGGAAGTCGAGGTCGTCCTCGCCGACGGCACCGTCACGACCTTCGGCGAAGTCGACCTCGAGGACCTGCCCGAACTGGCCGACGGCGACGATCTCGAGTCGGCGATCTACGCCGAAGTCGCCCGCGTCCTCGACGAGCAAGGCGACCTGATCGAGGAGGTCTACCCCGACTTGAAGCGCAACGTTTCGGGGTACAACCTGGACTGGCTGGTCGAGGACGCCCGCGGTGCCGAACGCGGCGTCGGCGAACCCGACGCTGACGGCGGGACGGTCAACCTCGCGAAACTCCTCTGTGGCAGCGAAGGAACGCTCGCCATCGTCACCGAGGCGACGGTCGACCTCGAGTCGATCCCGAACGAGAAGAGCATGACGCTGCTCGCCTACGAGACGGTGCTCGACGCGATGGACGACGTTGCACCGATCGTCGAACACGATCCGGCGTCGGTCGAAGTAATCGACGACGTGATGATCGACCTCGCCCGCCAGACACCCGAGTTCGAGCCCGTCACCAACCTGCTCCCCGACGGGACGACCGCCGTGTTAGTGGTCGAGTTCTACGCCGACGACGTCGACGACGGCAAGCGAAAGGTCGCGAACCTGCTCGCAGATCGGTGTCCATCGGTCGAGCCCGACGGCGAAGCCGACGACGAGGACGAGCGACTGACGCTCGAGGCCGATGCCCTCGCGTTCGACGCGATCGAGGCCTACGACGCCGACAGCCGGTCGAAGATCTGGAAGCTCCGCAAGTCCGGCCTCCCGATCTTGCTCTCGCGGACGACCGACGAGAAACACGTCGCGTTTATCGAGGACACCGGCATCCCGCCGGAGAACCTCCGGGATTTCGTCGCGGACTTCCAGGACGTCCTCGAGGACCACGAGACGTACGCGAGCTTCTACGCCCACGCTGGTCCGGGCGTGCTCCACATCCGCCCGCTCGTGAACACGAAGACCGAAGATGGCCTCGAGGAGATGGAGGCGATCACCGACGACGTGACCGACCTCGTCGTCAAGTACGACGGCTCGGTCTCGGGCGAACACGGCGACGGCCGTGCCCGGACGCAGTGGAATCGCAAGCTCTACGGCGACGAGATGTGGGAGACGTTCCAGGAACTCAAGTCCGCGTTCGACCCCGACTGGCTGCTCAATCCCGGCCAGGTCGTCTTCCGGGACGAGAACCCGACGGACATGAAAGAGAACCACCGCTTCGGGCCCGATTACAGTTTCAATCCGGGTTTCGAGCCCGTCCTCGAGTGGGACAACGACAACGGCTTTCAGGGGATGGCCGAACTCTGTCACGGCTGTGCGGGCTGTCGCGGCGAGCAGTCGACCACCGGCGGCGTGATGTGTCCGACCTTCCGCGCCGAAGACGAAGAGATCCTCTCGACGCGCGGGCGGGCGAACATGCTTCGCCAGGCGATGAACGGCAACCTCCCAGACGACCCGACCGACCAGGAGTTCGTCCACGAGGTACTCGACCTCTGTATCGGCTGTAAAGGCTGTAAACACGACTGTCCGAGCGGAGTCGACCTCGCGAAGCTCAAAGCCGAAGTCTCCTACGAACACCACAAGCGCCACGGCACCTCGCTTCGTGATCACCTGTTCGCGAACTTCGAGACGCTCGCGAAACTCGGCTCCGCCACCGCACCCGTCTCGAACTGGGCCTCGACCCTCCCCGGCAGCGGCCTCATTGCCGAAAAAGTGCTCGGCATCTCGAGCGAGCGCGATCTGCCGACGTTCCGCCGGGACACGTTCGCCAAACGCGTCGCGGGACACTATCCGGCCGTGCCAGCCACGACGGCCACCCGGAAGGCGTTGCTCGTCCCCGACATTTACACCAACCACGAGTATCCCGAGGCCGGCGAGGCCGCTCTCGAGGTGCTCGAGGCGGCGGGCGTCCACGTCGAGGTGGCCGATCCGTGTGACGTCGGCCGACCGGCCTACTCCAAGGGGATGCTCGGAGCGGCAGCCGAGCAGGCGAACGATGCGGTCCACGACTTCCACCCCTACGTCGAAGATGGCTACGACATCGTCCTGATCGAGCCTTCCGACGCCGTTATGGTCCAGTCGGATTACCTCGACCTGTTCGATCACTCCGAAGTCGAGACCGTCGCGGCGAACACCTACGGCGTCTGTGAGTACCTCGATCGGTTCGACCTCGATCGCGACCTCGAGTTCGACGCCCCCGACGAGCACATCGCCTATCACGGCCACTGCCACCAGAAGGCCCACGCGAAAGACCACCACGCCGTTGGCGTCCTCCGCCGGGCCGGGTATGCGGTCGATCCGCTCGACTCGACGTGCTGTGGGATGGCCGGGAGTTTCGGCTACGAGGCCGAACACTACTCGATGAGCAAGGCCATCGGGTCGGTCCTCTACGAGCAGGTCGATGAGAGCCCCGGCGAGCGCGTTGTCGCCCCCGGTGCCTCCTGTCGGACCCAACTCGGCGACAAGCCCGGTGCGACCGAAGAGCCGCCGACGCCGATCGAAGCCGTCGCCGCGGCGCTCGAGTAG
- a CDS encoding ABC transporter ATP-binding protein, whose translation MADSDPHLEIEDLHVYYGKSHALKGVSLSIEPGEIYGVIGPNGAGKTTMLNAIAGFVDYEGAIHYDGIDLATVSPRDIVTDGLVYCTEDRDLFPFFSVHENLQMGAQFRDDREAVKRDLEMVYDLFPRLDERREQEAETMSGGEQQMLAIGRALMSDPDLLMLDEPTLGLAPIIIEDINDAIETLNEDEGLTILLAEQNSTFALRHAERLALLETGEIELAGPADEFQDNDYIQEAYIGIH comes from the coding sequence ATGGCGGACTCCGACCCACACCTCGAGATCGAGGACCTGCACGTCTACTACGGCAAGTCCCACGCCCTGAAAGGCGTCTCGCTGTCGATCGAGCCCGGCGAAATCTACGGCGTCATCGGCCCGAACGGGGCCGGCAAAACGACCATGCTGAACGCCATCGCGGGTTTCGTCGACTACGAAGGGGCCATCCATTACGACGGGATCGACCTCGCGACCGTCTCCCCTCGAGACATCGTCACCGACGGCCTCGTCTACTGCACCGAGGACCGGGACCTCTTCCCGTTCTTCTCGGTTCACGAGAACCTCCAGATGGGCGCACAGTTCCGCGACGACCGCGAGGCCGTCAAGCGGGACCTCGAGATGGTCTACGACCTGTTCCCGCGACTGGACGAACGCCGCGAGCAGGAAGCCGAGACGATGAGCGGCGGCGAACAGCAGATGCTCGCGATCGGTCGGGCGCTCATGAGCGACCCCGACCTCCTCATGTTAGACGAACCGACGCTCGGACTCGCGCCGATCATCATCGAGGACATCAACGACGCCATCGAGACGCTGAACGAGGACGAAGGGCTCACGATCTTGCTCGCCGAACAGAACTCGACGTTCGCGCTTCGCCACGCCGAACGCCTGGCCCTGCTCGAGACCGGCGAGATCGAACTCGCGGGGCCGGCCGACGAGTTCCAGGATAACGACTACATCCAGGAAGCGTACATCGGAATCCACTGA
- a CDS encoding MBL fold metallo-hydrolase, giving the protein MDRITLGNEEFEGRNNAYVLADGDDLALVDTGIATPGVRSQLRDGLADCGYAFADVDAIVLTHYHVDHAGLAGEIQAESDAAVYVHEADAPIVAGDEDALEELHARRRELLDTWGVPDALQAELQSFLDAASEIEGEPADVTPIEDGTVLELGTWRLEAVHAPGHTAGHCCFELHDAPESGPDGADVAVDSREAFVGDAVLPVYTPNIGGADVRVDRPLETYRTTLERLVDRGYDRVWPGHRDPIDAPADRAQTILDHHRERTDRVLGVLRTHGPCDAWTVSDHLFGELSGIHILHGPGEAYAHLDHLRHEGVLALEGGEYRLLDRAVDTEGRPSR; this is encoded by the coding sequence ATGGACCGAATCACGCTGGGAAACGAGGAGTTCGAGGGGCGTAACAACGCCTACGTGCTGGCCGACGGCGACGATCTCGCGCTGGTCGATACGGGTATCGCGACGCCCGGGGTGCGGTCGCAACTCCGGGACGGACTCGCCGATTGCGGCTACGCGTTCGCCGACGTTGACGCAATCGTCCTCACCCACTACCACGTCGACCACGCGGGCCTGGCCGGCGAGATTCAGGCCGAAAGCGACGCGGCGGTCTACGTCCACGAGGCCGATGCACCGATCGTCGCCGGGGACGAGGACGCCCTCGAGGAGCTACACGCCCGTCGCCGGGAGCTACTGGATACGTGGGGCGTTCCCGACGCTTTGCAGGCGGAGTTGCAGTCGTTTCTGGATGCGGCGAGCGAGATCGAGGGCGAGCCAGCTGACGTGACGCCGATCGAAGACGGGACCGTGCTCGAACTCGGCACCTGGCGACTCGAGGCGGTCCACGCGCCGGGACACACAGCAGGGCACTGTTGTTTCGAGCTTCACGACGCGCCGGAATCGGGTCCTGACGGGGCCGACGTCGCCGTTGACAGTCGCGAGGCGTTCGTCGGCGACGCCGTTCTCCCGGTCTACACCCCGAACATCGGTGGGGCGGACGTCCGGGTCGACCGACCGCTCGAGACGTATCGAACGACCCTCGAGCGACTCGTCGACCGCGGCTACGATCGGGTATGGCCCGGCCACCGCGATCCGATCGACGCGCCCGCCGATCGGGCGCAGACGATACTCGACCACCACCGCGAGCGAACCGATCGGGTGCTCGGGGTACTCCGAACGCACGGCCCCTGTGACGCCTGGACCGTCAGCGACCACCTCTTCGGTGAGCTTTCGGGCATCCACATCCTCCACGGGCCCGGCGAGGCTTACGCCCACCTCGACCACCTCCGTCACGAGGGCGTGCTCGCCCTCGAGGGCGGCGAGTACCGACTTCTCGACCGTGCCGTCGATACCGAGGGTCGGCCGAGCCGATGA
- the gatB gene encoding Asp-tRNA(Asn)/Glu-tRNA(Gln) amidotransferase subunit GatB, with the protein MTAQTVQQGDLVTVIGLEVHVQLETETKIFCGCSTAQTDEPNENVCPVCLGLPGALPVLNEAAVEAAVKIGKAIDAEIPEETRFHRKNYYYPDLPKNFQITQYDEPICADGELEVSVEGTRRTITIERAHLEEDPGSLQHVGGGIDTADYTLVNYNRAGTPLMEIVTAPDFRSPSEVRAFLAELEEVLEYLGVFDAERDGSLRIDANLSIIPEAEIDGDDVDEIGEDALAAANRTEVKNISSHKGAEKALAYEETRQKNAIQRGRVVEQETRHWDEARGITVSMRSKEEEKDYRYFEEADLPPLRVSGWKDEIAIPELPTARRERFQDEYGLSEEAASKLTSTKQVADFYEDVAGEFDPDLAATWVADELLGELNYRDMQITDVDDRLEELHRLVELVATDEITAKNAKEVVLRTMLDDGQAPDAIVEAEGLGKTDDGAVEAAVLEAIDENPEAVADYESGDDGAINFLVGQVMQKTGGSADPGDVNQLLRAELDG; encoded by the coding sequence ATGACTGCCCAAACCGTCCAGCAGGGCGACCTCGTGACCGTCATCGGCCTCGAGGTCCACGTCCAACTGGAGACCGAGACGAAGATCTTCTGTGGCTGTTCGACCGCCCAGACCGACGAGCCAAACGAGAACGTCTGTCCCGTCTGTCTCGGCCTGCCCGGTGCGCTTCCCGTGCTGAACGAGGCCGCCGTCGAAGCCGCCGTGAAGATCGGGAAAGCGATCGACGCCGAGATTCCCGAGGAGACCCGCTTTCACCGCAAGAACTACTACTATCCCGACCTGCCGAAGAACTTCCAGATCACCCAGTACGACGAGCCGATCTGTGCCGACGGCGAACTCGAGGTCTCGGTCGAGGGCACCCGCCGGACGATCACGATCGAGCGCGCACACCTAGAAGAGGACCCAGGGAGCCTCCAGCACGTCGGCGGCGGCATCGACACCGCCGACTACACGCTGGTCAACTACAATCGCGCAGGCACGCCCCTGATGGAGATCGTCACCGCACCTGACTTTCGCAGCCCCAGCGAAGTACGGGCGTTTCTCGCCGAACTCGAGGAAGTCCTCGAGTACCTGGGCGTCTTCGACGCCGAGCGCGACGGCAGCTTGCGGATCGACGCCAACCTCTCGATCATCCCCGAGGCTGAGATAGACGGCGACGACGTCGACGAGATCGGTGAGGACGCACTCGCTGCGGCCAATCGCACGGAGGTCAAGAACATCTCGAGTCACAAGGGCGCAGAGAAGGCCCTGGCCTACGAGGAGACCCGCCAGAAAAACGCCATCCAGCGTGGCCGCGTGGTCGAACAGGAGACCCGCCACTGGGACGAAGCACGCGGAATCACGGTCTCGATGCGCTCGAAAGAAGAAGAGAAAGACTACCGCTACTTCGAGGAGGCAGACCTGCCGCCCCTTCGCGTCTCGGGTTGGAAAGACGAGATCGCGATTCCGGAACTTCCCACCGCTCGACGCGAGCGCTTCCAGGACGAGTACGGTCTGAGCGAGGAGGCTGCCTCGAAACTCACCTCCACGAAACAGGTCGCCGACTTCTATGAGGACGTCGCGGGCGAGTTCGACCCCGATCTGGCCGCGACCTGGGTCGCCGACGAACTGCTCGGTGAGCTCAACTACCGCGACATGCAGATTACGGACGTCGACGACCGACTCGAGGAGCTTCACCGGCTGGTCGAACTCGTCGCCACCGACGAGATCACGGCGAAAAACGCAAAGGAGGTCGTCCTCCGGACGATGCTCGACGACGGACAGGCGCCCGACGCGATCGTCGAGGCCGAGGGACTCGGCAAGACCGACGACGGTGCGGTCGAGGCGGCCGTCCTCGAGGCCATCGACGAGAACCCCGAGGCCGTCGCCGACTACGAGTCGGGCGACGACGGCGCGATCAACTTCCTCGTGGGCCAGGTCATGCAAAAGACCGGCGGCAGCGCCGATCCGGGCGACGTAAACCAGTTGTTACGGGCGGAACTCGACGGCTAA